The DNA window GATGTACGCATGGCTGTTCATGCGCTTCTCGGGTCTTGCACTCGTCGTGCTCGTCCTGGGCCACATGTTCATCATGTTGATGCTCGACGAGGGCGTACACCGGATCAACTTCGCGTTCGTCGCCGGACGCTGGTCCAGCCCGTTCTGGCAGTTCTGGGACCTGACCATGCTGTGGCTGGCTCAACTGCATGGCGGCAACGGACTACGGACGATCATCGCGGACTACTCCCGCAAGGACTCGACGCGATTCTGGCTGACGACATTGCTCGTCCTGTCGATGGTTCTCATCATGGGACTGGGCACCTACGTCATCTTCACCTTCGATCCGAACATCTCGGCGAGCTAAGGGAACTGAAGTATTCATGCAGGAACATCGTTATGACGTGCTCATCGTCGGCGCCGGCGGCGCAGGTATGCGAGCAGCCATCGAAGCCGGCCCGCAGGCCCGCACCGCGGTACTGACCAAGCTCTACCCGACGCGCTCGCACACCGGAGCGGCCCAGGGCGGAATGTGCGCCGCCCTGGCCAACGTCGAGGAAGACAACTGGGAGTGGCACACCTTCGACACCGTCAAGGGCGGCGACTACCTCGCCGATCAGGACGCGGTCGAGATCATGGCCAAGGAGGCGATCGACGCCGTTCTCGATCTCGAGAAGATGGGTCTTCCCTTCAACCGGACACCCGAGGGCAAGATCGATCAGCGTCGCTTCGGCGGCCACACGCGTGACCACGGCAAGGCGCCCGTTCGCCGTGCGTGCTACGCGGCCGACCGCACCGGCCACATGATCCTCCAGACGCTCTACCAGAACTGCGTCAAGCACGACGTCGAGTTCTACAACGAGTTCTACGCTCTCGATCTGTGTCTCACCGAGACCGACAACGGTCCTGTTGCGACCGGCATCATCGCCTACGAGCTCTCGACCGGCGAACTGCACATCTTCCACGCCAAGTCGATCGTGTTCGCTACCGGCGGTTCAGGTCGCATGTACAAGACCACGTCCAACGCGCACACCCTGACCGGTGACGGCATGGGCATCGTCTTCCGCAAGGGGCTTCCCCTCGAAGACATGGAGTTCCACCAGTTCCACCCGACAGGTCTCGCCGGCCTCGGCATCCTGATCTCCGAGGCGGTTCGAGGCGAGGGTGGAATCCTTCGCAACGAGTCGGGCGAACGCTTCATGGAGCGCTACGCCCCCACCATCAAGGACCTGGCACCGCGCGACATCGTCGCGCGATCGATGGTTCTCGAGGTTCTCGAAGGCCGCGGCGGCGGACCGAACAAGGACTACGTCTACATCGACGTCACGCACATTCCCGAGGAAGTTCTCGACGAGAAGCTCCCCGACATCATGGAGTTCTCACGCACCTACCTCGGCGTGGACCCGGTCAAGGAGCCCGTGCCGGTCTACCCGACGTGCCACTACGTCATGGGCGGCATTCCGACCAAGATCAACGGTGAAGTTCTCCGCACCAACGACGACCACGTTCCCGGCCTGTACGCAGCAGGCGAGTGCGCGTGCGTGTCGGTGCACGGAGCCAACCGTCTCGGGACCAACTCGCTACTCGACATCAACGTCTTCGGACGTCGCGCCGGAATCGCGGCTGCGAAGTACGCCAACTCGGTCGACTTCACTCCGTTGCCCGACGAGCCCGCGAAGATGGTCCAGGATTGGCTCGAGCTCGTATTGTCGGACCACGGCCACGAGCGCGTCGCCGACATCCGCAGCGAACTCCAGCAGTCGATGGACAACAACGCGTCGGTCTTCCGCACCGAAGAGCGCCTCGAGACCGCACTCAAGGACGTCCGCGCTCTCAAGGAGCGGTACAACCACATAACCGTGCAGGACAAGGGTGCTCGCTACAACAGTGATCTCCTCGAAGCCGTCGAACTGGGATTCCTGCTCGAGATGGCGGAAGTCACCGTCGTCGGTGCACTCAACCGCAAGGAGTCGCGCGGCGGACACGCTCGCGAGGACTACCCGGACCGCAACGACGCCGAGTACATGAAGCACACCATGGCCTACAAAGAAGGCGTTGGTCTGCTCACCGACATCCGTCTGGAGTACAAGCCGGTAATCCAGACCCGCTACGAGCCGATGGAGCGGAAGTACTGATATGAGCGCCCCCACTCTCGACAAAGCCGACCAGTCGCCCGATCTGCCCGTGCCCAACGGTTCGGTGATGGTGACCCTCAAGATCGCTCGCTTCAACCCCGAGAGCGGTGACGGTCAGCGCTGGGACAGCTTTCAGGTTCCGACGCTGCCGACGGACCGCCTGCTGAACCTGCTGCACTACGTCAAGGGGTATCTCGACGGAACGCTGACCTTCCGCCGCTCGTGCGCGCACGGCGTCTGCGGAAGCGATGCGATGCGCATCAACGGTGTCAACCGTCTCGCCTGCAAGGTGCTGATGCGCGACATGCTGCCGAAGGATTCCTCGAAGACGCTGACCATCACGATCGAACCCATCAGGGGCCTGCCGGTCGAGAAGGATCTCATCGTCGACATGGAGCCGTTCTTCGACGCGTTCCGTGCGGTCAAGCCGTTCCTGATGACGACCGGCAACGAGCCGACCCGCGAGCGGATCCAGTCCGCAGCCGACCGCGCTCGCTTCGACGACACGACCAAGTGCATCCTGTGCGCATGCTGCACAACCTCGTGCCCCGTCTACTGGAGTGACGGCAGCTACTTCGGTCCGGCTGCCATCGTCAATGCACACCGGTTCATCTTCGACAGCCGCGACGAAGGTGCATCCGAGCGTCTCGACATCCTCAACGATGTCGAGGGTGTGTGGCGCTGCCGTACGACATTCAACTGCACCGACGCATGCCCCCGTGGCATCCAGGTGACCAAAGCGATTCAGGAGGTCAAGCGCGCGCTGTTGTTCGCTCGCTAGACCTCACTGCTCGTCCACACGAATGGGCCACTGCAACCGCAGTGGCCCATTCGTGCGTTCGGTGTCTCCCCGCGCCCGACGCCCGGTCAGGCGCGGGAAGGCCAGCTCACGCCCAACCGAACGTCCGGGGCTCCAAGCCGCGCAGCATCGGCCGTGTCGTCGTCGAGTTCCTGCTGCGAATCGCGTTCTGCCTGCACTCGTAGCCGATAGTGTTCGATCTCCTCGGACACGTGCTGATCGTCCCATCCCAGAACCGGTGCCACGAGGCGCGCGACTTCGACCGCTGCGGCGTCACCGCGGTCCGGAACCTCGATCGAAATGCGGGTACGACGAGTGAGGATGTCGTCCAGATGCTGCGCGCCCTCGTGGCTCGCCGCGTAGACCACCTCGGCACGCAGGTACTCCGGAGCACTCTCCAACGGTGTGCCGAGCTCCGGATCCCTCTCGATCATGTCCAGCAGTTCGGTGGTCAGCGTGCCGTACCTGCCCAGCAGATGCTCGATGCGTGAGACTCGCATGCCGGTACGTTCGGCCGTCAGAGAGCGAGAATTGTAGGCACCGAGGTATCCGTCGGCTCCGACGAGCGGAATGCTCTCGGTGACGCACTTGGGCACGTTCCGCTCCAGGCCGTGCACCGCCGAGTCGACCGCGTCCTTGGCCATCACGCGGTAGGTGGTGTACTTGCCGCCCGCGATGACAGTCAGGCCACGTACCGGGCTGGAGACAGCGTGTTCCCGCGAAAGCGTACTGGTGGAGTCGGATTCACCGAACAGCAAAGGCCGCAATCCCGCGTACACGCCGACGACGTCGTCGCGATCGAGAGGATCGGCCAACAGTTTGTTGACGTGCCCGAGGATGTAGTCGATGTCGCTGCGGCTCGCAGCCGGGTGCGCAAGGTCGAGCTTCCAGTCCGTGTCGGTGGTGCCGATGATCCAGTGACTTCCCCAGGGAATGACGAACAGCAGAGACTTCTCGGTCCGGGTGATGATGCCGGTGGCACTGTTGATTCGATTGCGCGGCACCACAAGATGCACGCCCTTCGACGCTCGCACCTGGAATTGTCCTCGACCTCCGACCATCTGCTGAACCTCGTCGGTCCACACCCCCGCGGCATTGATCACCTGCTTCGCCCTCACTTCGAAGGCACGACCAGTCTCGAGATCACATGCGAGAACACCGACGACCTTGTCGTCTTCCCGTATGAAGCCGGTGACGCGAGCACTGTTGGCGCACAGTGCACCGTAGGCAGCGGCTGTGCGTGCGAGCATCATCGTGTGACGGGCGTCGTCGACCTGGCCTTCGTAGAACTTCACTGCTCCACGGATAGCCGAACGCTTGCCGGACGGGAACGATTCGAGGGTCTTCTTCTTGCCGAGATGCTTGTGGTGTCCTGGAACGCCACGCCCGGCTCCCATGACGTCGTACACGCCGATGCCGAGTCCGACGTAGCCGCGATCGATGACCTTCTCGAGCGGGTAGATGAAGGGAACCGGACGAGCAAGGTGCGGACACAAGGTGTTCAACACCAGCGAACGCTCCCTCAAGGCCTCGAACACCAGAGAGAAGTTGAACTGTTCCAGGTACCGCAACCCGCCGTGGAATAGCTTGCTCGAGCGGCTGGAGGTGCCGGCTGCGTAGTCACGAGCCTCGAGCAACCCGACCTTCAGCCCACGTGTCACAGCATCCAATGCTGTGCCCGCGCCGACGACCCCGCCGCCGATGACCAGAATGTCGAGCTCCTCGGATTCCATTCGGGCGAGGGACTCGGTACGTGCCGCCGGCGACAGTACCGTCGTGGTGGAACTCATTCTTCATCAACCCAATCCAAAGTTCGCGTTACTGCTTTCTTCCATCCGGCGTAGAGCTTCGCCCGTTGGTCCTCGTCCATCGACGGTGTCCAGGTCTTGTCCTCGGCCCAGTTCTCGCGAATGTCCTCTTCGCTCGCCCAGTAACCGACAGCGAGGCCGGCGGCGTATGCCGCTCCCAGAGCGGTGGTTTCGGCAACGACAGGCCGCACCACGTCGACGCCCAGAATGTCCGCCTGGAACTGCATCAACAGCTCGTTGACGACCATGCCTCCGTCGACCTTGAGCACCTCCAGATCGACACCGGAGTCGGCATTCATGGCCTCGATGACCTCGCGCGTCTGATATGCGGTGGCCTCGAGGACCGCCCGTGCGAGATGACCCTTGTTGACGAACCGCGTCAACCCCACGATCGCACCGCGCGCGTCGGCCCGCCAATGCGGTGCGAACAGCCCGGAGAACGCGGGAACGAAGTACGCGCCGCCGTTGTCCTCCACCGAGCGTGCATCGGTCTCGATGTCGGCCGCATCGGAGATCATGCCCAGGTTGTCGCGAAGCCATTGCACCAACGAGCCGGTGACGGCGATGGACCCTTCGAGGGCGTAGATCGTCGGTTGGTCACCGATCTTGTAGCAGACCGTCGTCAGTAGTCCGTTCTTACTCATCACCTTTTCGGTTCCGGTGTTGAGCAACACAAAATTTCCAGTGCCGTACGTGTTCTTGGCTTCACCCGGAGACAGGCACGCCTGACCGAAGGTCGCTGCTTGCTGATCTCCCAGGATGCCTGCGATGGGCACGCCACGGAACGGTCCGCGTTCACGACCGGTGCCGTATACCTCGGAGCTGGACTTGATTTCGGGCAGCATCGAGACCGGGATACCCATGTCGGCGCAGATGCCTTCGTCCCACTGCAAGGTGTCCAGATCCATCAGAAGCGTACGGGAGGCATTGGTCGGGTCGGTGTAGTGCAGACCCCCGTCCGTGCCGCCCGTCATGTTCCAGAGGACCCAGGTGTCCATGTTGCCGAAGCACAGCTCGCCCGCGTCGGCTTTCGCACGTGCACCGTCGACGTTGTCGAGGATCCACTTCACCTTCGGTCCGGAAAAGTAGGTTGCCAGCGGCAGTCCGGTCGTAGCGGTGTATTTGTTTGCGTCACCGTCCCCGAGCGCCGTCACGATGCGGTCGGTGCGGGTGTCCTGCCAGACGATGGCGTTGTAGATCGGCTTGCCGCTGGAGCGATCCCATACCAACGTCGTCTCGCGCTGGTTCGTGATACCTACTGCGGCAATATCCTTGCCCGTCAGGTCGGCTGCGGCCATGGCACCTGCCGCTACGGCCCGAACGTTGTCCCAGATCTCCGATGCGTCGTGCTCGACCCATCCTGCCTGCGGAAAGATCTGTCGATGCTCTTTCTGATCGGAAGCGATGACGGTGCCCGCGTGATCGAAGATCATGCATCGTGAGGACGTCGTTCCTTGGTCGATCGCAGCGATGTACTGACCTGTCGAGTCGGTCATGACTTCTCTCCTGATGTCTGGTTTGTCGATAGTTCCGGCAGCCGTGATGGCGCCTCGGGCACCGAACCTTCTTGCTTGCGCAGGCTCTTGCCGATGAGCAGGTCGTACAAGAACACTCCTAGAGGTCCGCCTACCAGAGGCCCGACGATCGGGACCCAGAAGTACAGGCCTCCGTACTGATCACGCCACGCTCCACCGTATCCGGTGAAGAACGACGCCAGGCGAGGTCCGAAATCTCGGGCGGGATTGATCGCGTAGCCCGCATTGGTCGCCCACGCGAAACCGATTCCGACGACGATGAGGCCGACGATGAACGGCGCCAAGTTGGCCATCGGAGCGGTACCGAGCGAATCCGTCACCGCCACAATCAAGAACAGCAGAATTGCGGTGCCGATGATCTGGTCGATCAGCGCTGAGCTCACACTGACCGGCAGCGTTCCGTTGCCCGGCAACGTCGAGAAGATCGTTTGCGTGGCGGTGGTGTGGCCGGGATCGATCGCGTTGATCATGTCGTCGTAGTTCCACCGCACGAGTAGGGCGCCGACGAATGCGCCTGCAGTCTGCGCCAGAACGTAGGGCGCCACCCTCCGCCACTCGAACCCACGAAAAAGTGCGAACGCAAATGTCACAGCGGGATTCAGATGCGCGCCGGTGATTCGGCCTGCGACGTAGATGCCGAACATCACTCCCAGGCCCCACGCCCAGGCAATGGAATCGTGGCCACCGAGGCTGCCGTCGGCGCCGCCCGAGACAACCTGTGCCACGACACCTGTGCCGAAAAGGATCAAGACCATCGTGCCGGCGAACTCGGCAGCCATCTGCGCCGGTAAACCCCACTCCGCATCCTTACGCGTCATCTCCGAGCCTCCAAAACGTTAGTGATGCACGCCACATTGCGTGCGATCCCCACGGTAGGTGCCTTGCACTACGTTTCAAAGCCCGTGCACATATGTGCAATGTCGCGCCCTACACTGCACTGTGTGCCCGACGGACGACCTCTCCCAGAATCCGATCTACGAATCGGCCAAGCCACGCAGGCCGCCCGGTTGTACTACTTCCAGGACTTGACGATGGCGGCCATCGGTCGTGAGCTGGGCGTATCTCGTTCGACAGTCTCGCGGCTTATCACGTTCGCACGGGCGTCAGGACTCGTGGAAATCAAAGTTTCGACGCCGCTCGGTCAGGCACCCCGTATCGAGCAAGCATTCGCCGATCGCTACGACATTCGTGCACACGTGGTCCCCGTATCGGAAATCGTCGACGACTTGCAGCGTCTCGATCGCGTCGCCACGTTCGCGGGTCGGTTGCTGACGTCGTATTTCGAGTCGGACATGGTGATGGGAGTCGCGTGGGGAACCACCGTCAGCGCGGTCAGCCGCAAGCTCGCTCCCAAACGCACCCACAATTCGCACGTCGTACAACTCAACGGGGCAGCCAATACCCGCACAACAGGAGTGTCCTACGCGAGCGACATCATCAAGAACTTCGCCGATGCGTACGGCGCTGTGGCGCAGGGCTTTCCGGTCCCGGCGTTCTTCGACTACCCCGAAACGCGAGCTCATCTGTGGCGCGAGCGAAGCATCAAGCGTGTCCTCGAGTTACAGGACCGAATGCATCTGGCGGTCTTCTCCATCGGCGTAGTCAGCGGCGCGGTACCCAGCCACGTCTACAGCGCGGGATATCTCGAACGGCGTGATCACGCCGCACTCGAACGTGACGGCGTCGTCGGTGACATCGCAACAGTGTTTCTGCGATCCGATGGCAGCTACGACCGAATCGCCCTCAACGACCGATCCAGCGGACCCAGCCTCGATCGACTCAAGGCGGTCCCCCGACGGCTGTGCATCATTGCCGGTGAGTCCAAACTCGATGCGCTGAACGCGGCCCTGAAAGGCGGCTTGATCACCGATCTTGTCATCGACGACATCAGTGCCGCGGAGTTGATATTGCGCTCGCCCTGATGCATCCGAGGTGTCAGAACTCCTCGTACACGTCCGGGTCCTGACCCCAGATCCGCCCGCGCTCCAAACCGGAGATGGCTACCATCTCGTCGTCGGTCAGTTCGAAGCCGAAGATGTCCAAGTTCTGCTTCTGTCGATCCGGATTCGAGGATTTGGGCAGCGGTACCGCACCCAGCTGGATGTGCCACCGCAGGACCACCTGGCCTTCGGAGACACCGTGCGCTGCCGCCGCCTCGGCCACCGGTGGCGCTGTCAGCAGTTCAGATCCGCGTCCGAGCGGGCTCCAACTTTCGGTGACGATGCCGTGCTCGGCGTGGTATGCCCGCAGATCTGCCTGCGGAAAATAAGGATGAAGTTCGATCTGGTTGACAGACGGAACCACCGATGTCTCCGAAACGAGCCGATCGAGATGCGCGGCAGTGAAATTCGATACGCCGATGGACCTGACCACACCCTCTTTCTGGAGGTCGATCATTGCGCGCCACGTGTCGATGTAGTTGTCCACCTTGGGCAACGGCCAGTGGATCAGCAGAAGATCGATGTAGTCGACTCCGAGATTGTCGAGCGATGTCCGCGCGGATTCCTTGGCCTCGTCGTAACCGTGAAGTCGCCCGGGGATCTTCGTCGTGATCAGGATGTCCTCGCGCGGAACGCTCGACGCAGCGACTGCCCGCCCCACACCTGGTTCGGTTTCGTACCGAAGAGCGGTGTCGATGAGTCGATAGCCCGAGCTCAACGCTGCCGTCACCGTCGCCGCCATGTCTTCGCCTTCGGACTGCACAGTCCCAAGACCGATGACGGGAAGAGCGGTTCCGTCGTTCAGAGTGACAGTCGGTGTCATGTGTTCCTCCAGAAAGTGTGTCAGTATTCGACGGTAACCTTGCGGCCACCGTCGTTCATCGATTCCACCAGAGCGTCCGCGACGAGCCCAGCGCGAAGCCCGGCCTCCGCGTCGGCGAGGGTCGACGGCCGTCCCTGCTCGATCGAGTCGACCCACTCCTGCAGTTCGAGTCGATACGCCTCGGCGTATCGCGGTATCCAGTCGAGCGGGTAGTCGATGGAACGACGAAGCCCACTGTCGACGATGACGTGCGCCGGAACTGCGAATGATGCAACACCGTCCTCGCCGACGATCTCGCACCGGGTGTCGTAACCGTAGCGCGCATTGACGAAGAGTTCGAGTGTGATCAGGACGTCGGATTCGGTGCGCAGCAACATGATCTGTGGATCCTGGCGGATCCCCGAGTGCTTCGAGGTACGTCCCGCATGCCAGCTGACCTCGGTGATCGGCGATCCCAGAAGCCACGGCATGATGTCGAGTTCGTGTATCGCGGAGTTGGTGATGGTTGCCGACGAGTCACCGGGGCCGGCCTGCACGTTTCTGCTGACGCAATGCGCAACGAGCCTTTCGCCGATTCGCTCCACGGCTGCCGCGCGCTCGAGCTCGGCGTACGCCGGATCGAATCTCCGCATGAATCCGACGGTGATCAGATCTCGATCACCCTGGGCAGCAATGATGCCGCGACACTCCACTGCGGTAGGCGCGAGGGGTTTCTCGCACAGCACCGGCTTGTTCGCAGCAAGTGCGGCATGAACCAGTTCAGCGTGCGTCGAGTCGTGCGAGGCGACGATGACGGCGTCGACGCCCTCGTCGGCGATCAACGCGAATCCGTCTGCGGCAACTGATGCGCCACGCAATTCGGCGGCGATCGACGATGCGCGTCCAGCATCGAAGTCGGCGACGGCGGAGACCTCCGCACCCGAAATCGAACCGTTGATCTTACGAGCGTGGTCGGCTCCCATGATGCCGACACCGATGATTCCGACGCGCACTGTCATGCATTGAGTATGACATCCGATTGTCCAGACAAAATTGATATTGCCGAGATACCTGCCGCCCGGGCCTCGGTCATTTCTCGCGCGCCGGAGGGTGCGGTGTGTTGAACCTCGTCAGCACCTGAATTCGGGACGGCTCACTGACTACGCCCGTGAAGCCGCCGCCTGTGAATCCGCCGCCCGCCTGCATGAGCAACCGACAGGCCAGCCGTGCGTCGGCACGGAGGTCGTGATGGAGAACCGCAGACAACGCGCCGGATCTCAACAACGTGCGGTTGTCGCTGTCGAGGTCGTGACCGATGAACACGCGGCACCGTCGCCCTGCGCGTGCGAATGCTCGGACCGCCCCGGCGTTTCCGCCACCGATGGAGTAGACGGCCTCGATTCCCCGATGCTCGGCGAGCGCCTGGTGAACCAGTCGTTCCACGGTCTCGTCACGTCCCTCACTGTGGGTGATCTCCACGACGCGCCTGCCCGCCGCGGCACCGCGCTCGGCACCCAACGCGCGCAGCGTGGTGCGGAATCCGATCTCACGTTCCCCTTCGTTGCGGAAGATATTGCTGGTCGAGATCACCAGAACGGACGAGTCGGCGTCGCCGAGCCAGCTGTCCACCAGATATGCCGCGGTTGCTCCCGCCGCACGATTGTCGATTCCCACGTAGTCCAGTCTCCTGCTGGCAGGAACATCGGTCACGTAGGTCACAACCGGAATTCCTTTGTCGACCAGGCGGTCGAGGGCGACGATCACGTCCGGATCATCCGGCGCTTTGACTATCACTCCCTGGGATCCGCGGCTGGTGAACTTTCCGAGCGTCTCTACCATCGCCGCAACGGACTCGGTTTCTCTGAAGTGAAACCTGCACCGAACGACGGCGGGTGACAGCATCGGCAATTCCGCTTCCACTGCAGTCCTGAACTCGGCGGAGAATCTGGCGGGCGACTGCATGACGACGTCGAACAGGAACTTCCGACCATTGAGCCGCAGCTGGGATCGCTGCTTGTCGAGGTCGGAAATTGCTTGCTGCACTTCCGCTCTCGTGTCTGCGCGCACACCAGCGCGCTCGTGGAGCACCCTGTCGACCGTCGCCTCGCTCAGGCCTGCCTGCTGAGCTATCTCGCGGACCTTGTACCGATGAGTCACCGTCACCCCTGAGGTGTTTTTGATGGCATTTGCCGGTTGATACTACGGCAGGTACGGGTCAGACTCGAGGTTCGAGATTTCCTCACTCCGAATCAAGGACCACCACTGATGGGCGTAACCGTCGGCGTCATCGGCCTCGGCCGAATCGGCGCATTCCATTCCGAAACGTTGAGTACGCTCCCCGGCGTCGACGGCCTCGTCGTGACGGACGAACGGCCGACGGTGACCGAGTCCGTCGCAACGAAGCTCGGAGCAAAAGCAGTGGAGAGCGCTGCCGCAATGCTCGCCTCCGGGGTGGACGGCGTGGTCGTCGCAGCTGCGACCCCTGCGCACGCCGGATTGGTTCTCGCCTGCGTCGACGCCGGGATTCCGGTCTTCTGTGAGAAGCCGATCGCTGCGACACCGGCCGAGAGCCTCGCCGTCGTCGCGGGCATAGAGTCCAGTGGCGTCGAGGTTCAGATCGGGTACAACCGCCGATTCGCACCCGCGTTCGCTGCTGCCAAGAACGCCGCCGCATCGGGCGATCTCGGGTGGCTGCACACCGTTCGCTCCACGACGCTCGATCCCGCTCCCCCACCATTGGAGTACGTTGCGGTGTCCGGCGGCATCTTTCGCGATTGCAGCGTTCACGATTTCGACATCGTCCGCTGGATCGTCGGGCACGAGGTCACCGAGGTGTACGCCGCAGGATCCAACCAGGGCGACCCGAGATTCACCGAGTACGGCGACGTCGATACCGCCACCACCACGCTGACTTTCGAGAACGGCACTATCGGAGTCGTCTCCAACACGCGCTACAACGCCCGTGGCTACGACTGCCGCCTCGAGGTGCACGGCTCGCACGATGCCGTCGTCGC is part of the Rhodococcus sovatensis genome and encodes:
- a CDS encoding LacI family DNA-binding transcriptional regulator, producing the protein MTHRYKVREIAQQAGLSEATVDRVLHERAGVRADTRAEVQQAISDLDKQRSQLRLNGRKFLFDVVMQSPARFSAEFRTAVEAELPMLSPAVVRCRFHFRETESVAAMVETLGKFTSRGSQGVIVKAPDDPDVIVALDRLVDKGIPVVTYVTDVPASRRLDYVGIDNRAAGATAAYLVDSWLGDADSSVLVISTSNIFRNEGEREIGFRTTLRALGAERGAAAGRRVVEITHSEGRDETVERLVHQALAEHRGIEAVYSIGGGNAGAVRAFARAGRRCRVFIGHDLDSDNRTLLRSGALSAVLHHDLRADARLACRLLMQAGGGFTGGGFTGVVSEPSRIQVLTRFNTPHPPAREK
- a CDS encoding Gfo/Idh/MocA family protein, coding for MGVTVGVIGLGRIGAFHSETLSTLPGVDGLVVTDERPTVTESVATKLGAKAVESAAAMLASGVDGVVVAAATPAHAGLVLACVDAGIPVFCEKPIAATPAESLAVVAGIESSGVEVQIGYNRRFAPAFAAAKNAAASGDLGWLHTVRSTTLDPAPPPLEYVAVSGGIFRDCSVHDFDIVRWIVGHEVTEVYAAGSNQGDPRFTEYGDVDTATTTLTFENGTIGVVSNTRYNARGYDCRLEVHGSHDAVVAGWDEQVPVRNLEAGSTFPNGTPHAFFMDRFSSAYQVELGAFVDVIAGRIPSPCTPRDALEVAYIAEAATLSSHQHRPVRIDEVRL